A segment of the Bacillota bacterium genome:
GGCCGCCGCCCAGCCTGTCCAACGCAGTCGCAAGGCCCTCGCCTCCCCCGCCCCGGGCGGCCGCCCGGATGGCGCCGATTCTACGTCCCGGGGCGGCACGCCGGCTGTCGACTCCCGCTGGCCCCCGCTGCCGCGCGGCGCGGCTTCTCGCGGAGCTTCGACCGCCCGGCGCGGACCGGGACGTGCCGGAGCTGCTCCTCATAGGCTGCCGAAGCAGGCCCGCCGGCCGCCGCTCGGCGGGCGCGAAGGGAGGGGTGAGCGCCGTGTCCAGGGAGGGACGAGGCGACGAGGGGACGCTGACCCGCAGGCTGGAGGAGGCGATCCGTGACGAGGAGAGCGCGGCGCGCATGTACGGCGAGCTGGCAAGGTCCGTCCCCGGGGCCGCCGACGCCGACATCCTCTGGTCCATCCGGCAGGACGAGCTGAAGCACCGCGAGCTGCTCCTGCACATGCTTCGCCGGCTCTCCGCCGGCGGAGCCGCTTCTACCCCCCGGTAGGGAGGTACCCCGGCACCCGCGGCCGAACCCCGCGCATGCGTCCGCCGCCGGCGGGCGCCGCGCGGGCTCGGACCTGCCCCGCCGCGGCGCCGGCCGCCCCGGCGGCTTGCGGCGGGAGGTGGCGACGTTGGCCGGCTCGGATGGCCGTGCGCGGAACGGCCTGCGGCGGGTGGTGGTGACGGGCCTCGGCGCCGTCACCAGCCTCGGCCTCGACGTGGAGTCCAGCTGGGAGGCACTTCTGGCCGGCCGCTCGGGAGCGGCCCCCATCGCCTCCTTCGACGCCTCGGCGCTGCCGGTCCGCTTCGCCGCCGAGGTGAAGGGCTTCGACCCGCTGGCCTACATGGACCGGCGGACCGCACGGCGTTCGGGCCGTTTCGCCCAGATGGCGCTGGCGGCGGCCCGTCAGGCGCTGGCTTGGGCGGGCGTCGAGCCCGGCTCCGACGAGATCGGCGTGGTGGTCGCCACCTCCGGCGGGATCTGGGAGACCGGCGCCCAGGAGCGCCGCCTCCAGGAAGGGGGGGCGCACGCCGTCGACCCCTTCCTCGTCCCGCGCATCGCCGCGCACATGGCCGCCGCGCGCATCGGCCTGGAGCTCGGCCTGCGCGGGCCCAACACCACCGTCAACTCGGCCTGTGCCTCGGGCGCCGACGCCATCGGCCAGGCGCTCAACCTGATCCGCCTCGGCCAGACCGAGGCGGTGCTGGCCGGCGGCTCCGACACCACCGTGGCGCCGCTGGCGCTGGCCGCGCTGGCGCGGCTCGGCGCCCTCAGCCGCCGCAACGAGGAGCCCGAGCGCGCCTCGCGCCCCTTCGACGCCGGGCGCGACGGCTTCGTCCTGGCGGAGGGGGCGGGGATGCTCCTCCTGGAGAGCGAGGAGCACGCGCTGCGGCGGGGGGCGCCGGTCCTGGCCGAGCTGGCGGGGGCGGGATGGTCCTTCGACGCCGCCGACGATACCGCGCCCGACGCCGACGGGCAGGCGTTGGCCATGCGCCGCGCGCTGGCCGACGCGGGCGCCGACCCCGCCGAGGTGGGCTTCGTCAAGGCGCACGGCACCTCGACGCAGCTGAACGACGCCACCGAGAGCCGCGCCATCCACGCCGTCTTCGGCAGGCGCGCCGCCGAGCTCCCGGTCACTTCGTTCAAGGGGGCCATGGGTCACGCCGCCTGCGCGGCGGGCGCCGTCGAGGCCGTCTTCACCGTCCTCGCCGTGGCCCGCGGGCTCATCCCGCCCACCGCCAACTACGAGGAGCCCGACCCCGCCTGCGATGTCCGCGTGGTGGCCGGCCGGCCGCTGGAACGGCAGGTGGAGGCCGCCCTGGCCAACGCTTTCGGCCTGGGCGGCCAGAATACGGCGCTCCTCTTCCGCCGCCATCCCGCGGCCGGCTGATCCGCCGCCTCTCACTCCCTCACCGCGGCCCGGCCGAGGACGCCCTCGGGACCGCGGATGACCACGTGCATCCCCTCCGGCGCGCTCTCCCCGGCCTCGGGCACGTCCACCGTCAGCGTGGCGGGCGGCCGGAGGGCGCCCGAAGCAAGCCAGCGCTCCACGTCTACCAGCTGGTCGGTGATCTCGCGCTCGACGACGCGGCCCATCTGCCGCGCGCCTGTCTCCGGCGCCGTGCCCAGCTCCACCAGCCGATCGATGGCCCGCGGCGTCACCTCCAGGCGCAGGCCGGGGTAGCGCTCCGCCAGCCGCTCGCCCAGCCGCCGGACGAATTTCTCGGCCACGCGCCGGTACTCTTCGGGCCCCAGGTCGTGGAAGACCACGATGGCGTCCAGCCGCCCCAGGAACTCGGGGCGGAAGGCGCGGCGGAGCGCCCGCATGGCCCGCTCCTGGCGGTCCAACTCCGCCTGCGCCCGGTCGCCGCGGAAGCCGATGGTCTCGCGCGCCAGCTCCTCGCTGCCCACGTTCGAGGTGAAGATGAGGAAGGCGTGCGAGGCGTCGGCGGTATGGCCGTTGGCGCCGGTGATCCGCCCTTCGGCCATCATCTGCAGGAAGGCGTTGAAGATGTCCGGATGCGCCTTCTCCGCCTCGTCGAAGAGCAGGATCGAGTACGGGTGCTCCTTCAGCGCCTTGACCAGGCGGCCTTCCTCGCCGTAGCCGACGTAGCCGGGCGGGCTTCCCAGGAGGCGCGAGATGGTGTGCGGCTCCTGGTACTCCGACATGTCGAAGGCGACGAGCGCCTCCTCCGTGCCGAAGAGCGCCTCGGCCAGCGCCTTGGCCATCTCCGTCTTCCCCACGCCGGTGGGTCCCAGAAAGAAGAAGGCGTAGGCGCCCTTCTCCTTGCCCAGCCCGGAGCGGGCGGCGCGGACGGCACGGGCCAGCGCCTGCACCGCCTCGGGCTGTCCGAAGACGCGCCGGCCCAGGATCTCCTCCAGCTTCGCCAGCTGCTCGGCCTCGTCGGCCGAAAGGCGTCCCACCGGGATGCCGGTCCGCCGCGAGACCGCCTCGGCGATGTCCTCCGGCGTGATGCGCAGGCTCTGGCCGCTCTGCTGGCGCAGCGCGTCCCGGCGCCGCTTCAGCTCCGCGGCGCGTTCGAAGGCCTGCTCGCGCACGGCCTCGTCGATCTGGCGCTGCAGCTCGGCGATCTCCTCCCCCGGCGCCCGTCCGCCCGAGCCCCCGCCGCCCGCGGTGGTCTCCACCACGTGGTGGGCGATGGCGTCCTGGAGCAGGTCGACCGCCTTGTCCGGCAGGTGCCGCTCGGGCACGTACTGCGCGGCCATGCGCACCGCCGCCTCCAGCGTCTCGTCGGGGATCTCCAGGTGGACCGGCGCGGGCAGTCCGCCGTAGTAGGCGATCTCCCGCTCGCGCAGGGCCTTCAGCATCTCCACCGCCTCGTCGAGGCTGGGTTCGGGCACCCAGATGGGGCTGAAGCGACGGTCGAGGGCGGCGTCATTCTCGATGGTACGGTGGTACTCGTCGGCGGTGGTCGCCCCGATCACCTGCAGCTCGCCCCGGGCGAGGAGCGGCTTGAGCATGTTGGCGGCGTCCATGGCGCCCTCGGCCGCCCCCGCCCCCAGGATGGTGTGGAGCTCGTCGATGAAGACGATGGCGTGCTCCTTCTGGGCCGCGTTCATGGCCCGCTTGAAGCGCTCTTCGAACTCGCCGCGGTACTTGGTCCCGGCCAGCATGGAGCCCAGGTCCAGGCGCAGGATCTTGCGGTCGCGCAGGGCGGCCGAGACGCTCCCCGCGGCGATGCGCTGCGCCAGGCCCTCCACGATGGCCGTCTTGCCCACGCCCGCCTCGCCGATGAGGACGGCGTTGTTCTTGGTCCGCCGGGTGAGCACGTCCTCCAGCTGGCGCATCTCGCGCTGGCGGCCCACCACCGGCTCGAGCTTGCCCTGGCGGGCCAGCTCCACCAGGTCGTCCACGCCGCTGGGCGCCTGCGCCCTCCGCTGGCCCAGGGGGACCGCCGCCGGACCGCCGGGGCCCGCCAGGAACATGAAGCCCTGGCCGAAGGGCAGCCCGCCCGCCCAGGGCCCGCCGGCCGCGCCCTCGCCGGCCCCCTCGCCCGGCTCCTCCGCGCGCCCGTCGCCCGGGCCCCGGCCCTCGCCCGCGGCGCGCGCCTCCCCCGCCTCGCCGCGGCGGCGCTCCTCCAGCGAACGGACGACCGCGGCCAGGAACGAGCGCAGCTGGTAGAGGAGCGGCGTGGGCTCCAGCGCCATGTGCAGGGTGGCGAAGAGCATGTCGAAGAGGCTCTCGCCGCCGAACTCGTTGTACTGCTGCCAGGCGGCCAGCAGGTTGCGCAGCTCCCGCGAGCAGGAGCCGCAGAGGCCCACCTCGGCCTCGGCGTAGTTCTGCGCCCCGAACTGGCGCAGTACCCGCAGCGGCACCCAGCGCGCCAGCGGGCGCACCTCCAGCGGGCGCGCGGCACCGCAACGGTCGCAGACCGGCATGACGGCCATCCCTCCTTCGCTTCCTGCTACTTGACCTTGCCTGACCTTTAGGATACCACCTTCGTCCAGGAAGTGTAACCCGCTCTTCCCCATCACCCCTCGCCGGCGGCGACCGCTTGCGCGCCGCCGGAAGCGGGTAAGCTTTGCGACAGAGTCCGGGCAAGGGAGCGGTGGGCGTGCGACACCTGGTACCGCTGGGGGAGCTGGCAGGGGCGGCGGGCGCCGAGCTGCGCGGCGACCCGCTGACGCCGGTGCGCGGCGTCGCCTTCGACTCGCGCGCCGTCGAGCCCGGGCAGCTCTTCGCCTGCCTGCCCGGCCTCCGCGCCGACGGCCACGACTTCGCCCCCGAGGCGGTGCGGCGGGGGGCGGCGGCGCTCCTGGTGGAGCGTCCCCTGCCCCTGCCGCTCCCCCAGCTGCTCGTCCGCGACGCGCGGCGCGCCCTGGGCCGGGTGGCGGCCGCCTACTGGGGCCACCCCGGGAGGCGGCTGCGGGTGGCCGCCGTCACCGGCACCAACGGCAAGACCACCATCGCCCACCTCTTCGCCGCCTGCGCGCGCGAGGCCGGCCAGCCCGCGGCGCTGGTCGGCACGCTGGGCGCCTGGGCCGGCGGCCGCCGGCTGCGCGGCCCCGGGCTGACCACGCCCGAGAGCGCCGACCTCCAGGAGCTGCTGGCGGCCGCGGAGGCGGCGGGCGACCGCTGGGTCAGCCTGGAGGCTTCCTCGCACGGGCTCGCGCTGGGACGCCTGGAGGGGACGCCGGTGGACATCGCCATCCTCTCGCAGATCCGCCGCGACCACTTCGACTTCCACGGCGACTTCGACAGCTACCGCCGCGCCAAGCTCCGCCTCTTCACCGAGGCCGGCCGCCGCGACGGCGCCCCCGCCCTCGGCGCCGTCCTCAACGCCGACGACCCCAGCACGCCCTGGATCGCCGCCCGGGTGCGGGCGCCGCTCCTCCTCTACGGCTTCTCCCCCCGCGCCCACCTGCGCGTCGAGGAGGTGCGCGAGCTGGGCTGGGGGCGGACGCTCCTCCGCCTGCGCTGGCGGGCGCCGGGCGAGCTGGAGCGCCACCGCCTGGACGGCTCGGCCCCCGGCCGCCTGGAGGTGGAGCTCGGCCTGCCCGGCCGCTTCAACGTGACCAACGCGCTGGCCGCGGCCGGGGCCGCCCTCCTGGCCGGCTTCCCCGCCGGGGCGGTCGTCCGCGCCCTCGCCCGCGCCCGGCCTCCCGAGGGCCGGGTGGAGAGCGTGGAGATGGGCCAGCCCTTCCGCGTGCTGGTCGACTTCGCCCACAATCCCGCCGCCCTGGAGGCGCTCCTGGAGCTGCCGCCCGCGCCCGGCGGGCGGCGCATCCTCGTCTTCGGCGCCGAGGGCGGCAAGGACCCCGGCAAGCGGCCGCTGATGGGCCGCGCCGCGGCGGAGCGGGCGGACTACGTCATCCTCACCTCGGACAACCCCCACCAGGAGGAGCCCGAGGCCATCGCCCGCCAGGTGGAGCGCGGCCTCCTGGAGGCGGCGGCCCACCCGCCCTACGAGATCCTGCTCGACCGGCGCAAGGCCATCCGCCGCGCGCTGGAGCTGGCCAGACCGGGCGACCTGGTCCTCGTCGCCGGCAAGGGGCACGAGCGCGAGATCGTCGGCGCCACCGGCGCCGTGCCCTTTTACGACGTGCAGGTGGTGCGCGAGCTGCTGGCGGAGCGGGCGGAGGCCGGCGAGACCCTCCTTCAGCCGAGCTGAGCGGGGCACTCACAGTCCCCTTCTTCCGTCCCGGAACGGGACGTACGTGACTTGTTTCACAACTTGTCGCTTACCTAAGCGAGTAATATGATGCGGCTGCAGGTCGCTTCTGCCATGGTCGTCGTCTGCATGCCTTCCTCGGGCAGCCGACTTCTGCAACCTCCGCGAAAGGAGATGGGAGTGGCCGATGGCTCCGTCGAGGAGCGCACAGGGCCGGCCGGGGGTGGCCGCGCGGCTGGGCGGCGCCCTCTCGCCCCGCCTCTGGAGGCCGGGGCTGACCGTCAGCCGGCGCGAGTTCCTGGCCACGGTGGGACTGGCCGTGCCCGCCCTCACCCTGCTGGCCGCCTGCGGCAGCATACCCGCCAACCCCGGTCAGACGGCCGCCAAGACGAGCACGCCGGCCGGTAACGCCGGTACGACCAGCGCGCCCAAGACCATCACTGTCACCGTCCCCGGCGAGGACTACTTCGATCCCTTCATCGTCACCGCCAACGCCGGCGATACCGTCCAATGGAGCAACAAGGACTCGGACGCGCACGCCGTCGTCTCCGTACCGGACGCCCCCGCCAGCATCATGCTGACGCTGCCCGCCAACCAGTCGGCTTCCTTCAAGTTCGACAAGGCGGGCGTCTACAACTACTACTGCAACGTCCACGCCGACTACGACGCCTCCATCAAGCGGGTCAAGGCGCACAAGGACTCCAGCGTCTTCCCCGTGGCCATGGAGGGCTTCATCGTGGTGCAGGGACCCGAGCTGAGCCAGGCCGCCCAGCAGAGCGCCACCGTGACGATCCCCGGCAAGGACCTCTTCCAGCCCTACATCGTGGTCCTGAAGCAGGGCGGAGAGGTCACCTGGCACAACGGCGACACCGACGCCCATGCCGTCGTGGCGGCCGACAACTCCTTCATGCTGCCCGTCCAGGGCGGGCAGTCGGTCACGCACACCTTCAGCAGCCCGGGGACCTACTACTACTACTGCAACGTCCACGCCGACCTGGACGCCAAGACGCACTCGGCCAAGGCGCACGAGGACGCCAGCGCCTATCCGGTGGCCATGGCCGGGCTGATCGTCGTCGTCTGACGGAGGCCGTCCGGTCCGCCTCCGGGCGCAGGAAGCCCCGCCCGCCCCAGGCGGGGCCTTCTGCGCCTGCGGCTCCTCAGAGCCACTCGTGCGCCCACTGGTGGAGCGCATCGACGGCGCCCACCAGCTCCCTCCCGCGCTCGGTCAGCGCATAGGCCACCTGGACCGGCCGGGTGGAGGCGTCGACGTGGCGGACGACGAGGCCTTCTTCCTCCAGCTCCTTCAGCCGCTGCGAGAGGAGGCGGTCGCTCAGCCCCGGCACACCGCGGCGGATCTCCCGGAAGCGGTGCGGGCCGGCAAGCAGCCGGGCGATGATCTCGGCCGTCCAGCGGCGCCCGAGAAGGACGGCGGCACGGCGGAAACGCGGGCAGACGGGCTCCCCTTGCGTCGCCTGCTGGCATCGGTCCACGCGCATCCCCCTCCCGTCCGAGCTCGCGCAGCCAGCTTCTGTTCGGTGGCGCGGAGATCCGGCTCTCCCGACCTGCGAAGACTCTCCCATGCCTCTCTGACGTGGTAGCTAATGAATCCTGAGAACCAACTAAGAAATTCGTGGGTGGGAGCATCGCTTGGGTCCGCCGGCCGGAAGGGCAGACAGGGAAGCGGGGCGAGGCGGAGGCGGGGCGCCCTCAGGAGCACCCGTCCCCGCCGGGCTCCGGCAGCGGGCCCCGCCCGCCCGCCGCCAGGCCGGAGGCCGGGCCAGGCGCCGCCGGAGCCCCCGCCGCCGAAGGCGCACCCGCCCCGATCCGTTCGGCCTCCGCCACCAGGAGGGCGTCCAGCACCGCGGCCACCAGGCGGCCGTCCTCCCGCGCCGCCTCCGAGGCGGCGGCGGCGGTCCGCACCTCCAGCACCCACTCCGGGTGGGCGGCAAGGAGCGACCGCCGGATCTCCCCGAGCGCCTCGCGGCGCAGCCGCTCGAGCGCCGCCGCCCCCGCGCCCGGCACGGCCAGGAGAAAGATCGCTTCCCGCCACAGGCCGGCCGCGCCGCGACGGCGGGCTGCCAGGCGGCGCAGGACCGCGCCCACCGTCACCTGCAGCTCGTCCCACGCCTCCCAGCCGTGGACGAGGGCGAAGTCGTCCGGCGCTCGCAGCTGGAGGGCCAGAAGCCCGAGCCGGGCGCCCGCGCCGCGCCCGGATGTCCGCCCGGCGACCTCCAGCCGGGCCCGCAGTCGCGCCAGCTGCAGCTCCAGGCCCAGCCGGTTCTCCAGGCCGGTCAGCGGGTCGATCCGCGAGCCCCGCCGCGCCTCCAGCTCCAGGCGCTCGACGCGCTGCCGCGCCCAGCGGATGGCGGCCCGCTCGACCCGGTCGCCCAGGTC
Coding sequences within it:
- a CDS encoding ferritin-like domain-containing protein, translated to MSAVSREGRGDEGTLTRRLEEAIRDEESAARMYGELARSVPGAADADILWSIRQDELKHRELLLHMLRRLSAGGAASTPR
- a CDS encoding beta-ketoacyl-[acyl-carrier-protein] synthase family protein translates to MRRVVVTGLGAVTSLGLDVESSWEALLAGRSGAAPIASFDASALPVRFAAEVKGFDPLAYMDRRTARRSGRFAQMALAAARQALAWAGVEPGSDEIGVVVATSGGIWETGAQERRLQEGGAHAVDPFLVPRIAAHMAAARIGLELGLRGPNTTVNSACASGADAIGQALNLIRLGQTEAVLAGGSDTTVAPLALAALARLGALSRRNEEPERASRPFDAGRDGFVLAEGAGMLLLESEEHALRRGAPVLAELAGAGWSFDAADDTAPDADGQALAMRRALADAGADPAEVGFVKAHGTSTQLNDATESRAIHAVFGRRAAELPVTSFKGAMGHAACAAGAVEAVFTVLAVARGLIPPTANYEEPDPACDVRVVAGRPLERQVEAALANAFGLGGQNTALLFRRHPAAG
- a CDS encoding ATP-dependent Clp protease ATP-binding subunit — protein: MAVMPVCDRCGAARPLEVRPLARWVPLRVLRQFGAQNYAEAEVGLCGSCSRELRNLLAAWQQYNEFGGESLFDMLFATLHMALEPTPLLYQLRSFLAAVVRSLEERRRGEAGEARAAGEGRGPGDGRAEEPGEGAGEGAAGGPWAGGLPFGQGFMFLAGPGGPAAVPLGQRRAQAPSGVDDLVELARQGKLEPVVGRQREMRQLEDVLTRRTKNNAVLIGEAGVGKTAIVEGLAQRIAAGSVSAALRDRKILRLDLGSMLAGTKYRGEFEERFKRAMNAAQKEHAIVFIDELHTILGAGAAEGAMDAANMLKPLLARGELQVIGATTADEYHRTIENDAALDRRFSPIWVPEPSLDEAVEMLKALREREIAYYGGLPAPVHLEIPDETLEAAVRMAAQYVPERHLPDKAVDLLQDAIAHHVVETTAGGGGSGGRAPGEEIAELQRQIDEAVREQAFERAAELKRRRDALRQQSGQSLRITPEDIAEAVSRRTGIPVGRLSADEAEQLAKLEEILGRRVFGQPEAVQALARAVRAARSGLGKEKGAYAFFFLGPTGVGKTEMAKALAEALFGTEEALVAFDMSEYQEPHTISRLLGSPPGYVGYGEEGRLVKALKEHPYSILLFDEAEKAHPDIFNAFLQMMAEGRITGANGHTADASHAFLIFTSNVGSEELARETIGFRGDRAQAELDRQERAMRALRRAFRPEFLGRLDAIVVFHDLGPEEYRRVAEKFVRRLGERLAERYPGLRLEVTPRAIDRLVELGTAPETGARQMGRVVEREITDQLVDVERWLASGALRPPATLTVDVPEAGESAPEGMHVVIRGPEGVLGRAAVRE
- a CDS encoding UDP-N-acetylmuramoyl-L-alanyl-D-glutamate--2,6-diaminopimelate ligase is translated as MRHLVPLGELAGAAGAELRGDPLTPVRGVAFDSRAVEPGQLFACLPGLRADGHDFAPEAVRRGAAALLVERPLPLPLPQLLVRDARRALGRVAAAYWGHPGRRLRVAAVTGTNGKTTIAHLFAACAREAGQPAALVGTLGAWAGGRRLRGPGLTTPESADLQELLAAAEAAGDRWVSLEASSHGLALGRLEGTPVDIAILSQIRRDHFDFHGDFDSYRRAKLRLFTEAGRRDGAPALGAVLNADDPSTPWIAARVRAPLLLYGFSPRAHLRVEEVRELGWGRTLLRLRWRAPGELERHRLDGSAPGRLEVELGLPGRFNVTNALAAAGAALLAGFPAGAVVRALARARPPEGRVESVEMGQPFRVLVDFAHNPAALEALLELPPAPGGRRILVFGAEGGKDPGKRPLMGRAAAERADYVILTSDNPHQEEPEAIARQVERGLLEAAAHPPYEILLDRRKAIRRALELARPGDLVLVAGKGHEREIVGATGAVPFYDVQVVRELLAERAEAGETLLQPS
- a CDS encoding cupredoxin domain-containing protein; amino-acid sequence: MAPSRSAQGRPGVAARLGGALSPRLWRPGLTVSRREFLATVGLAVPALTLLAACGSIPANPGQTAAKTSTPAGNAGTTSAPKTITVTVPGEDYFDPFIVTANAGDTVQWSNKDSDAHAVVSVPDAPASIMLTLPANQSASFKFDKAGVYNYYCNVHADYDASIKRVKAHKDSSVFPVAMEGFIVVQGPELSQAAQQSATVTIPGKDLFQPYIVVLKQGGEVTWHNGDTDAHAVVAADNSFMLPVQGGQSVTHTFSSPGTYYYYCNVHADLDAKTHSAKAHEDASAYPVAMAGLIVVV
- a CDS encoding helix-turn-helix transcriptional regulator; protein product: MRVDRCQQATQGEPVCPRFRRAAVLLGRRWTAEIIARLLAGPHRFREIRRGVPGLSDRLLSQRLKELEEEGLVVRHVDASTRPVQVAYALTERGRELVGAVDALHQWAHEWL